From the genome of Impatiens glandulifera chromosome 9, dImpGla2.1, whole genome shotgun sequence, one region includes:
- the LOC124915991 gene encoding auxin-responsive protein SAUR68-like, with the protein MAKKWQRMALNGSKRISFPAKIDDERREVVIADKGNFVVYSIDKRRFQIPLKYLECNILKEMLKISEDEFGLPGDGPIVLPWDAASVNLTINLISRNNAINKEIVLDRSILLLCCSSSRANEPRLVRQLEQGVLVVCA; encoded by the coding sequence ATGGCAAAAAAATGGCAGAGAATGGCTTTAAATGGAAGCAAAAGAATTTCTTTTCCAGCAAAAATCGACGATGAACGAAGAGAAGTTGTTATTGCTGACAAGGGGAATTTCGTTGTCTACAGCATCGACAAAAGGCGGTTTCAAATACCCTTGAAGTATCTTGAGTGTAACATTCTCAAGGAGATGCTCAAGATTTCAGAAGATGAGTTTGGATTGCCCGGAGATGGCCCCATCGTGTTGCCGTGGGATGCAGCTTCGGTCAATCTCACAATCAACCTCATAAGTAGAAATAATGCGATTAATAAAGAAATAGTACTTGACCGATCGATACTCTTGTTGTGTTGCTCTTCGTCTCGTGCAAATGAACCTAGACTTGTAAGACAATTAGAACAAGGAGTGCTTGTTGTTTGTGCTTAG
- the LOC124915990 gene encoding lysine histidine transporter-like 8: MADEVSSAPITPRVSSAPITPRPRLPPSHNPTPPVSCPPSQFHSPSLSRSPLLSVDTNITPAKTPNRLRTPRFLTPLITPLGSPLRKALRLTKLDPQDAWLPITESRNGNAYYAAFHTLCSGIGIQALVLPVAFTILGWTWGIICTSIAFIWQLYTLYLLVQLHESPETGIRYSRYLQLSNATFGEKFSMVLTMFPIMYLSGGTCVALIIIGGSTSKMIFDLAACGAGSVCTMHKLTTVEWYLVFTCAAVLLSQLPNLNSIAGVSLLGAITAVGYCTIIWVLSVSEGRVDNVSYNPVREGSEINRFFNIMNALGIIAFAFRGHNLTLEIQGTMPSSEKHPSSVPMWKGVRVAYVIVALCLFPLSIGGYWVYGSKIPTNGGMLTALYTFHGQDAPKSLLGFTSICVIINSLSSFQIYGMPMFDDMESKFTTRMKKPCPWWLRAILRAFFGFGCFFSAVATPFLGSMAGLIGGTALPVTLAYPCFMWLKLKKPKAYGSVWWLNWTLGVVGMGLSVLLIAAGLYVVIETGIEFSFFNP; encoded by the exons ATGGCTGATGAAGTGAGTTCGGCCCCAATAACGCCAAGAGTGAGTTCGGCCCCAATAACACCAAGGCCAAGGCTGCCTCCGTCCCATAACCCGACGCCACCGGTTTCTTGTCCGCCGTCCCAATTCCATTCCCCGTCCCTATCCCGATCACCTCTCCTATCGGTTGATACAAATATCACACCGGCCAAGACCCCAAATAGGTTGCGTACCCCACGGTTCTTAACACCCTTGATCACTCCATTAGGAAGCCCACTTAGGAAAGCCTTAAGGCTTACCAAGCTTGATCCACAAGATGCATGGCTTCCCATCACCGAGTCGAGAAATGGAAACGCTTATTATGCCGCCTTTCATACCTTGTGCTCCGGTATTGGTATCCAAGCTCTCGTCCTTCCCGTTGCCTTCACCATTCTTGGTTG GACTTGGGGGATCATATGTACATCCATTGCATTCATATGGCAACTTTACACTCTTTATTTGTTGGTCCAACTCCACGAATCACCCGAAACCGGAATACGTTATAGCCGGTACCTACAACTCAGCAATGCAACCTTTG gTGAGAAGTTCTCCATGGTTCTAACGATGTTCCCGATCATGTATCTCTCCGGAGGCACTTGTGTTGCCCTAATCATCATCGGGGGATCGACGTCGAAGATGATATTTGACTTGGCTGCATGCGGAGCTGGATCGGTTTGCACGATGCACAAACTGACAACGGTTGAATGGTACTTGGTATTCACGTGTGCGGCTGTGTTATTGTCTCAACTCCCAAACTTGAACTCGATCGCGGGGGTTTCCTTACTTGGTGCCATCACAGCCGTCGGGTATTGTACTATTATATGGGTGTTGTCGGTTTCGGAAGGGAGGGTTGATAACGTGTCCTACAATCCGGTCAGAGAAGGAAGTGAGATCAACCGGTTCTTTAACATTATGAATGCACTTGGGATCATTGCATTTGCTTTCCGAGGCCATAACCTAACCCTAGAGATACAA GGTACCATGCCATCAAGCGAGAAGCACCCTTCCAGCGTGCCGATGTGGAAGGGTGTTCGTGTTGCTTATGTTATTGTCGCTCTTTGTTTGTTCCCACTTTCAATTGGCGGTTATTGGGTATATGGTTCCAAG ATTCCTACTAACGGGGGCATGCTAACAGCTTTGTACACATTCCACGGACAAGACGCTCCAAAATCTCTATTAGGTTTTACGAGCATATGCGTGATTATTAACTCATTAAGTTCATTCCAAATTTACGGAATGCCTATGTTCGACGACATGGAATCAAAGTTCACAACCAGGATGAAGAAGCCGTGTCCATGGTGGTTGCGTGCCATCCTACGTGCATTTTTTGGGTTTGGGTGCTTCTTTTCAGCGGTTGCCACACCTTTCTTGGGAAGCATGGCAGGGCTCATTGGAGGGACAGCTTTGCCAGTGACTTTGGCATACCCTTGCTTCATGTGGCTCAAGTTAAAGAAGCCTAAAGCTTATGGTTCGGTGTGGTGGCTCAATTGGACTTTGGGAGTGGTTGGAATGGGACTAAGTGTTTTACTTATTGCAGCTGGATTATATGTTGTGATTGAGACCGGCATTGAATTTAGTTTCTTTAATCCCTAA